One Brassica napus cultivar Da-Ae chromosome C4, Da-Ae, whole genome shotgun sequence genomic region harbors:
- the LOC106400380 gene encoding zinc transporter 3-like: MCSTNLYDINIRVYIYRLRYFHFHTSLNLLFIIKNPKRLSLETLNYKIKNMMKNVKLLLFFISISLLLIAVAEAQDGHEGHSHSRNPKCECSHDHDQENKAGAQKYKIAAVPSVLIAGVIGVLFPLLGKVFPSLRPETPFFFVTKAFAAGVILSTGFMHVLPEAYEMLNSPCLTSEAWDFPFTGFIAMVAAILTLSVDTFATSSFNKSHCNASKTIPDGESGELVVDSAKVQMLRTRVIAQVLELGIIVHSVVIGISLGASQSPEAAKALFIALMFHQCFEGLGLGGCIAQGKFKCLSVTIMSTFFAITTPLGIVVGMEIANTYDESSPTALIVQGVLNAASAGILIYMSLVDLLAADFMHPKMQSNTGLQIMAHIALLLGAGLMSILAKWA; the protein is encoded by the exons ATGTGTAGCAcaaatttatatgatattaatatacgtgtatatatatacagattAAGATACTTCCATTTCCATACCAGTTTAAATCTTCTTTTCATCATTAAAAATCCAAAACGTCTCTCCttagaaaccctaaattataaaataaagaatatgATGAAGAATGTGAAACTCCtactcttcttcatctccatctcCCTCCTCCTGATCGCCGTTGCTGAAGCCCAGGATGGCCACGAGGGCCATTCTCATTCAAGAAACCCAAAATGCGAATGCTCACACGACCACGACCAAGAAAACAAAGCTGGAGCTCAGAAATACAAGATCGCTGCCGTTCCTTCCGTTCTAATAGCCGGAGTAATCGGAGTTCTATTCCCTCTCCTCGGCAAAGTCTTCCCTTCTTTGCGTCCTGAGACACCTTTCTTCTTCGTCACCAAAGCCTTCGCTGCAGGAGTGATCCTATCTACAGGGTTTATGCACGTCTTGCCTGAGGCTTACGAGATGCTTAACTCGCCGTGCTTGACTTCAGAAGCATGGGATTTTCCGTTCACAGGGTTTATTGCGATGGTCGCTGCGATATTGACGTTATCAGTGGATACATTTGCCACTTCGAGTTTCAATAAATCTCATTGCAATGCGTCGAAGACGATCCCTGATGGAGAATCTGGCGAGCTGGTCGTTGACTCTGCCAAGGTGCAGATGCTTCGGACAAGAGTTATTGCACAG GTATTGGAGCTGGGAATAATAGTACACTCAGTGGTAATAGGAATATCACTTGGAGCTTCACAGAGTCCAGAAGCTGCGAAAGCTCTCTTTATTGCCTTGATGTTTCATCAATGCTTCGAAGGTCTTGGCCTTGGTGGTTGTATTGCTCAG GGCAAATTCAAGTGTTTGTCAGTAACAATAATGTCGACTTTCTTCGCGATAACAACTCCATTAGGTATCGTTGTTGGAATGGAAATAGCGAATACGTACGATGAGTCTTCTCCAACGGCTCTGATCGTACAGGGAGTTTTGAACGCTGCATCCGCAGGTATTCTCATCTACATGTCTCTGGTGGACCTTCTCGCAGCAGATTTTATGCATCCCAAAATGCAATCCAACACTGGACTTCAAATAATGGCACATATTGCTCTTCTTCTTGGTGCTGGCCTCATGTCTATATTGGCCAAATGGGCATGA